Proteins from one Mugil cephalus isolate CIBA_MC_2020 chromosome 15, CIBA_Mcephalus_1.1, whole genome shotgun sequence genomic window:
- the skp1 gene encoding S-phase kinase-associated protein 1, protein MPTIKLQSSDGEIFEVDVEIAKQSVTIKTMLEDLGMDDEGDDDPVPLPNVNAAILKKVIQWCTHHKDDPPPPEDDENKEKRTDDIPVWDQEFLKVDQGTLFELILAANYLDIKGLLDVTCKTVANMIKGKTPEEIRKTFNIKNDFTEEEEAQVRKENQWCEEK, encoded by the exons ATGCCCACAATAAAACTACAAAGCTCGGATGGGGAGATCTTCGAGGTGGATGTGGAGATCGCCAAACAGTCTGTCACCATCAAGACCATGTTAGAAG ATTTGGGGATggatgatgaaggagatgatGACCCGGTTCCTCTCCCTAATGTGAATGCTGCCATTCTGAAGAAG gtGATTCAGTGGTGCACTCATCACAAAGAtgacccccctcctcccgaGGACGACGAGAACAAGGAGAAGAGGACAGATGACATTCCTGTGTGGGACCAGGAGTTCCTCAAAGTGGACCAAGGCACCTTGTTTGAACTTATTCTG GCCGCCAACTACCTGGACATCAAAGGCCTATTAGACGTCACCTGCAAGACGGTGGCCAACATGATCAAAGGCAAAACCCCCGAGGAGATCAGGAAGACCTTCAACATCAAAAATGActtcacagaggaggaggaagcccAG GTACGCAAAGAGAACCAGTGGTGTGAAGAGAAGTAA